One stretch of Arachis hypogaea cultivar Tifrunner chromosome 20, arahy.Tifrunner.gnm2.J5K5, whole genome shotgun sequence DNA includes these proteins:
- the LOC112784271 gene encoding uncharacterized protein isoform X2, translated as MREEEPSPNASPQLEELRSSPSPRRGKRSCSRRASHRRASWLPMREPREPLPSRRRGTREREPSVWSPSPLLKNRSFVDLTRKGTDGRREPQVPSSSRRTRLLARTRSLLSVVL; from the exons ATGAGAGAGGAGGAGCCGTCACCAAATGCGTCGCCGCAGCTGGAGGAGCTTCGCTCTTCGCCGTCGCCGAGGAGGGGAAAGAGGAGCTGCTCCCGTCGCGCCAGTCACCGTCGTGCTTCCTGGTTGCCGATGAGGGAGCCGCGAGAACCGTTGCCGTCGCGGAGGAGGGGGACGCGCGAGAGGGAGCCGTCAGTGTGGTCGCCGTCGCCGCTGTTGA AAAATCGAAGTTTTGTGGATTTGACAAGGAAGGGAACCGATGGAAGGAGAGAACCGCAGGTACCGTCAAGTTCCCGAAGAACAAGGTTACTAGCAAG AACAAGATCATTGCTGAGTGTGGTTCTTTAG
- the LOC112784271 gene encoding uncharacterized protein isoform X1, protein MREEEPSPNASPQLEELRSSPSPRRGKRSCSRRASHRRASWLPMREPREPLPSRRRGTREREPSVWSPSPLKSKFCGFDKEGNRWKERTAGTVKFPKNKVTSKNKIIAECGSLAISTPNH, encoded by the exons ATGAGAGAGGAGGAGCCGTCACCAAATGCGTCGCCGCAGCTGGAGGAGCTTCGCTCTTCGCCGTCGCCGAGGAGGGGAAAGAGGAGCTGCTCCCGTCGCGCCAGTCACCGTCGTGCTTCCTGGTTGCCGATGAGGGAGCCGCGAGAACCGTTGCCGTCGCGGAGGAGGGGGACGCGCGAGAGGGAGCCGTCAGTGTGGTCGCCGTCGCCGCT AAAATCGAAGTTTTGTGGATTTGACAAGGAAGGGAACCGATGGAAGGAGAGAACCGCAGGTACCGTCAAGTTCCCGAAGAACAAGGTTACTAGCAAG AACAAGATCATTGCTGAGTGTGGTTCTTTAGCTATAAGCACTCCAAATCATTGA
- the LOC112784149 gene encoding uncharacterized protein, whose protein sequence is MASEAQNNVGNYSGKRRGRKPKNLRQIIEDSHVVSAKAQNNVGEYSGNRRGRKPKYLGQMVKDTHDVSPEAQNHVGDHIHPPSGIEIKVKEEIEEDDDDSLCKRRRKVPSLNLEHYWHDDKANAMKYTKYREKLMQELEKPYCEEEYKRLFKYMKHRKLVEYHKEHRSGPRTCKRNYLGKSLLNHHVDLNKKLKSVSGDYPKRLTRGFVFWLMDAIRNRREAVAARLPGKIPAQLQEHLKNLMNDISPFENDSTTSTPLNAASEDMTIMMEHSPLSIPIINGTTRQTPLSPPPNWTNHQYYRTETAAAVADMAVPIDIMLFSSACQPQQENKTNMIKHKPLPMATSNKFIGLYKSQVLINSIYMFVV, encoded by the exons AAATAATTGAGGATTCTCATGTTGTGTCTGCAAAGGCACAAAATAATGTTGGTGAATATAGTGGGAATCGCAGGGGTAGGAAACCAAAATATTTAGGACAAATGGTTAAGGATACTCATGATGTATccccagaggcacaaaatcatgTGGGTGATCACATTCACCCTCCATCTGGCATAGAAATAAAGGTAAAGGAGGAGATTGAGGAGGATGATGACGATTCACTCTGCAAAAGAAGGCGAAAGGTTCCAAGT TTGAATTTGGAACATTATTGGCATGATGATAAAGCCAATGCAATGAAATACACAAAGTACAGAGAAAAACTCATGCAAGAGCTGGAGAAGCCTTACTGTGAGGAAGAGTATAAGAGGCTTTTTAAATATATGAAACATAGAAAGCTAGTCGAATACCATAAAGAGCATCGCAGCGGCCCTAGGACCTGTAAGAGAAATTATCTTGGGAAATCTCTTCTTAATCATCATGTTG ATCTGAACAAAAAACTAAAATCAGTTAGTGGTGATTATCCTAAACGTCTGACCCGTGGATTTGTTTTTTGGTTGATG GATGCTATACGCAACCGCCGGGAGGCGGTGGCTGCTCGTCTCCCCGGAAAGATCCCGGCTCAACTGCAAGAACACCTCAAGAACCTGATGAACGACATCAGCCCCTTTGAAAACGATTCTACTACAAGCACACCTCTGAATGCTGCATCTGAGGACATGACTATCATGATGGAACACAGCCCTCTTTCCATTCCCATCATCAATGGAACAACACGTCAAACACCACTATCACCACCGCCTAATTGGACTAATCATCAGTATTACAG GACGGAGACAGCGGCGGCCGTGGCAGACATGGCAGTGCCAATAGATATTATGTTATTCTCATCAGCTTGTCAGCCGCAACAAGAGAACAAAACCAACATGATCAAGCACAAACCTTTACCTATGGCTACTAGCAACAAGTTCATTGGATTGTACAAGAGTCAAGTATTAATTAATAGTATATATATGTTTGTTGTTTAA